One region of Chryseobacterium sp. SORGH_AS_0447 genomic DNA includes:
- a CDS encoding carboxypeptidase-like regulatory domain-containing protein: MKTKLLFLTALFSFALHMAQIKISGKVTYKNKELDQVNVTLKDTYDGATTDVNGNFSFETSEKGNHAVVFTHPKYVPVEKAILIGNQDLVINTEMKEQISEIDAVVISVGSIEASDRKRATAALTPMDVYTTAGSQGQTTTGYKFLPGVQNAGDSEGLFVRGGTGAETKFYIDGNLVNNYFSSSVSGLAGRERFNTSIFKGSVFSSGGYSALYGQALSSVLLLESVDMPDESSYTFSIFPFSLGGNYQHLNENKTFSYGVDANISDLGLVTKVLHFETDFIKAPRNISVNGNFRIKTKSGGFLKYYGSFDTNSLAVSQPSLEQNYDEQQPSVNGKNTFHSLTYKKKMGRYLMNLGSSFSINKNDLEIGIINEGNRIGNVNMNTEGLYWNSRAVFERKIAAVSNIKAGFELLSEHDKTNFSVFNAPQQQTTISNFTTALFAENNLAFGRNFSTSLGIRAENSSFLNQWNLAPRFSAAYRLSEKWVTSFAYGIFYQTPESKYLTQNFKQNFQKATHYIFQIQRSEENRTLRMEAFYKEYKNLVKTSASGFQNFVLPDYGNGFAKGVEVLWRDKKSIKNVDYWISYSYLDSKREFLNYPTELYPSFAAKHNVSLVAKKFVTSWKTGFNFSYTYTSGRPFYNIIAQNGENILKSEGKVKDFNSLNFSLNYLPNLGKKDAKAFTILVAGVNNILGNKNIYGYRFSSNGDRSAPVLPAAQTFVYIGALISFGIDKTQEAIDNNL, from the coding sequence ATGAAAACAAAACTATTATTTCTTACCGCACTTTTTTCTTTTGCTTTACATATGGCACAGATTAAAATTTCAGGTAAAGTCACCTATAAAAATAAAGAACTGGATCAGGTAAACGTAACCCTGAAAGATACCTATGACGGTGCTACAACAGATGTTAACGGAAATTTCTCTTTTGAAACTTCAGAAAAAGGAAATCATGCGGTTGTCTTTACCCATCCGAAATATGTGCCGGTTGAAAAGGCGATTCTCATCGGGAATCAGGATCTGGTTATCAATACGGAAATGAAAGAGCAGATCAGCGAGATCGATGCGGTTGTTATTTCCGTAGGTTCTATTGAAGCCAGCGACAGGAAGAGAGCGACCGCAGCCCTCACGCCAATGGATGTTTACACTACAGCAGGATCTCAGGGACAAACCACTACAGGATACAAATTTTTGCCTGGCGTCCAGAATGCCGGAGACAGCGAAGGCCTTTTTGTAAGAGGTGGAACGGGTGCAGAAACCAAGTTTTATATCGACGGGAATCTGGTCAACAACTATTTCAGCAGTTCGGTTTCGGGCCTTGCGGGAAGGGAACGTTTCAATACCTCTATCTTTAAAGGGAGCGTATTCTCCAGCGGCGGTTATTCTGCCTTGTACGGTCAGGCCCTCTCTTCGGTGCTGCTGTTGGAAAGTGTGGATATGCCGGACGAAAGTTCCTACACATTCAGTATTTTCCCTTTTTCTTTAGGAGGAAATTATCAGCATCTCAATGAAAATAAAACCTTCAGCTATGGGGTTGATGCCAATATTTCAGATTTGGGATTAGTGACAAAAGTCCTTCATTTTGAAACGGATTTTATTAAGGCCCCGAGAAATATTTCGGTAAACGGAAACTTCAGAATTAAAACAAAGTCCGGTGGATTCCTGAAATATTACGGAAGCTTTGATACGAATTCTCTAGCCGTTTCGCAGCCGAGCCTGGAACAGAATTACGACGAACAGCAGCCTTCGGTAAACGGAAAAAATACCTTTCACAGCCTTACCTACAAAAAGAAAATGGGGCGTTACCTGATGAATCTGGGTTCTTCCTTCAGCATCAACAAAAACGACCTTGAAATAGGAATCATCAATGAAGGAAACAGGATCGGAAATGTAAATATGAATACGGAAGGGCTGTACTGGAACAGCAGGGCGGTTTTTGAAAGAAAGATTGCAGCAGTGAGCAACATTAAGGCAGGCTTTGAACTTCTTTCGGAACATGATAAAACCAACTTTTCGGTCTTCAACGCTCCACAGCAGCAAACCACGATCAGTAATTTTACCACCGCTTTATTTGCAGAAAACAACCTGGCTTTCGGGCGTAATTTCTCTACAAGCTTAGGCATCAGAGCAGAAAATTCAAGCTTTCTGAACCAGTGGAATCTGGCCCCGCGCTTTTCAGCAGCATACCGCCTGTCAGAAAAATGGGTAACTTCCTTTGCCTACGGTATTTTTTACCAGACTCCGGAATCCAAATATTTAACGCAGAATTTTAAGCAGAATTTCCAAAAGGCGACCCATTATATTTTTCAGATCCAACGCAGTGAGGAAAACAGGACCTTACGGATGGAAGCATTTTATAAAGAGTATAAAAATCTGGTGAAGACCTCGGCGTCGGGCTTTCAGAACTTTGTACTTCCCGATTACGGAAATGGTTTTGCAAAAGGGGTAGAGGTTCTGTGGAGAGATAAGAAGAGTATAAAAAATGTAGATTACTGGATCTCTTATTCTTATCTCGACAGTAAAAGGGAATTTTTAAATTATCCTACGGAGCTGTATCCGAGCTTCGCGGCAAAGCATAATGTTTCCCTGGTCGCAAAGAAATTCGTGACTTCATGGAAAACAGGCTTTAATTTTTCCTACACATATACTTCCGGGAGGCCTTTTTACAATATCATCGCACAAAACGGGGAAAATATCCTGAAATCGGAAGGTAAGGTGAAAGATTTCAATTCATTGAATTTCAGCCTGAATTACCTGCCAAATCTCGGAAAAAAAGATGCTAAAGCATTTACCATTCTGGTAGCCGGGGTAAATAATATTTTAGGAAACAAAAACATCTACGGCTACCGTTTCTCTTCCAACGGCGACAGGAGTGCTCCCGTTCTGCCTGCAGCCCAGACCTTTGTCTACATCGGTGCATTGATCAGTTTCGGGATTGACAAGACCCAGGAAGCTATAGACAATAATCTTTAA
- a CDS encoding 2TM domain-containing protein, whose amino-acid sequence MKRKNLITLCWISFVTSMIFFFGFTDEKTLENFMINLVVCFMYSFVLGMGNGLINDFLNKRFPWSEATTKRAIISVVSILIANIILVYFCNYMNFVVFQKGATTEEFFSGKYGFMNWFTINIALLISAFLHAKGFMEELKKTSKKEVVEQKLIAKSANAQFESLKNQLDPHFLFNSLNVLSSLIDENPKQAQKFTASMSKIYRYVLEQKDKELVTVEDELEFAKTYCDLLKTRFEDSVDFIFDVKKEDYRRFVVPLSLQLLLENCIKHNFATSSKPLIIKIFSENDTLCIENNLQVREQIKESSGIGLANIVQRYSLLTKKNVFIEKSEDYFKVKLPVLSSKPNTVSAVPEDKNESYERAQKRVKEIKSFYGNLISYCIIIPFLIIVNLMTSPEDLWFIFPMLGWGIGLAAHGMGVFGIGKQWEEKKIRQILEKQNKR is encoded by the coding sequence ATGAAACGGAAAAACCTTATAACATTATGCTGGATCTCATTCGTGACCTCGATGATTTTTTTCTTTGGGTTCACGGATGAAAAAACGCTGGAAAATTTCATGATCAACCTGGTGGTGTGCTTTATGTATTCATTTGTGTTGGGAATGGGCAACGGCCTGATCAACGACTTTCTCAACAAAAGGTTTCCCTGGTCGGAAGCAACTACCAAAAGGGCCATCATCAGTGTGGTTTCCATTTTAATTGCCAATATTATCCTGGTATATTTCTGCAATTACATGAACTTCGTGGTATTTCAGAAAGGAGCAACAACGGAAGAGTTTTTCTCAGGAAAGTATGGGTTTATGAACTGGTTTACCATCAATATCGCATTGCTGATCTCTGCTTTTCTTCATGCCAAAGGCTTTATGGAAGAGCTGAAGAAGACCTCCAAAAAAGAAGTGGTTGAGCAGAAACTGATTGCCAAATCGGCCAATGCCCAGTTTGAAAGCCTCAAAAATCAGCTGGACCCGCATTTCCTTTTCAATTCTTTAAATGTACTGAGCTCGCTGATCGATGAAAATCCGAAGCAGGCACAGAAGTTTACGGCCTCGATGTCAAAGATTTACCGCTATGTTTTAGAGCAGAAAGATAAGGAACTTGTAACCGTTGAAGATGAGCTGGAATTTGCGAAAACCTATTGTGATTTATTAAAAACACGGTTTGAAGACAGTGTAGATTTTATTTTTGATGTTAAAAAAGAAGATTACAGAAGGTTTGTGGTTCCGTTGTCATTACAGCTGCTTTTGGAGAACTGCATCAAGCATAATTTTGCAACTTCCTCTAAACCTTTGATCATTAAAATTTTCTCCGAAAACGATACCCTTTGTATTGAGAATAACCTGCAGGTAAGGGAACAGATCAAGGAAAGTTCAGGAATTGGTCTGGCGAATATCGTGCAGCGGTATTCTTTGCTGACGAAAAAGAATGTTTTTATTGAAAAGTCCGAAGACTATTTTAAAGTAAAGCTTCCGGTACTTTCTTCCAAGCCCAATACAGTAAGTGCAGTACCGGAAGATAAAAATGAATCCTATGAGCGGGCGCAGAAACGGGTAAAAGAGATTAAAAGCTTTTACGGAAACCTGATTTCATACTGCATCATTATTCCTTTTTTAATCATTGTGAATTTGATGACAAGTCCGGAAGACCTTTGGTTCATCTTTCCGATGCTGGGCTGGGGAATCGGTTTGGCGGCACACGGAATGGGGGTTTTCGGTATCGGTAAACAGTGGGAAGAAAAAAAGATCAGGCAGATTCTAGAAAAACAAAATAAAAGATAA
- a CDS encoding 2TM domain-containing protein produces MENISKDDIRYKEAERQVQRIKKFYIFLFIYLVVNIFILVLNYRELKPNVIKLRSYRFFL; encoded by the coding sequence ATGGAAAACATAAGTAAAGACGATATCAGGTATAAAGAAGCCGAAAGACAGGTACAGAGAATTAAAAAGTTCTATATTTTCCTGTTCATTTACCTCGTAGTAAATATTTTTATTCTGGTACTGAACTATAGAGAGCTAAAGCCCAATGTCATTAAGTTAAGGTCTTATAGATTTTTTTTATAG
- a CDS encoding IS4 family transposase, translating into MSSRDFTRKRKLSFSNTLLFMLNFITKSLSCEIVNFIHYIRSLGQTQNTFTKSAYVQNRKKIKPEVFIHLNKRLVEEFYTDNSAVQTKFNGLRLLAIDGSRINLPQTRELEEIYGVSKNQTSHTCVQAKACVLYDTINKICLKGVLSSIDTDERLQALELLAHCCHNDLLLYDRGFASFDFFYQHHKRNFNYLMRVKVGLNQTIKDFVKSGISSMITDFKPSPNVDLSGKDYGRDYTFKVRLLRVVLDNGTIEVLATSLLDEACYPSEIFKALYFERWGIETYFDEIKNKLHLEEFSGYSNNSILQDFYSTLLVSNIQTLIVRELEQELNEVDTKKKYRYKVNTSLSYSLMKNRILNLLFSNVKKEDIVAELKILFASHMIPVRPKRSFKRNILKYRVRAKPKVTKNYKKNL; encoded by the coding sequence ATGAGTAGCAGAGATTTCACCCGCAAAAGGAAGTTGAGCTTTTCAAATACGCTTTTGTTTATGCTCAACTTCATTACCAAAAGCCTGTCCTGTGAGATTGTAAATTTCATTCACTATATAAGATCTTTGGGCCAGACACAGAATACTTTTACAAAAAGTGCATACGTACAGAACAGAAAAAAGATAAAGCCCGAGGTTTTTATTCATCTGAACAAGCGGCTTGTGGAAGAATTCTATACAGATAATTCTGCAGTACAGACCAAATTCAATGGTCTTCGTCTGTTGGCTATTGATGGTTCGAGAATTAATCTACCTCAAACCCGAGAGCTGGAAGAGATTTATGGTGTATCCAAAAACCAGACTTCTCATACCTGCGTACAGGCCAAAGCCTGCGTACTGTATGATACAATCAATAAAATCTGTTTAAAAGGGGTACTTTCTTCTATAGATACTGATGAACGTTTACAGGCTCTTGAGCTGTTGGCTCATTGTTGCCATAATGATCTGCTGCTATATGACCGTGGTTTTGCTTCATTTGATTTCTTTTATCAGCATCACAAAAGAAATTTTAACTACCTTATGCGCGTAAAAGTAGGTTTGAACCAAACCATAAAAGATTTCGTCAAAAGCGGAATATCCAGTATGATAACAGACTTTAAGCCTTCTCCCAACGTAGATCTGTCAGGAAAAGATTATGGTAGAGACTATACTTTTAAGGTAAGATTGTTGCGTGTCGTACTGGATAATGGCACCATCGAAGTTCTTGCAACCTCTCTTTTAGATGAGGCTTGTTATCCTTCGGAGATTTTCAAAGCCCTATATTTTGAACGCTGGGGCATAGAAACCTATTTTGATGAAATCAAAAACAAGCTTCACCTGGAGGAATTTTCCGGTTACTCAAACAACAGCATCTTACAGGATTTCTATTCTACTTTGCTTGTAAGCAATATACAGACCCTTATTGTCAGAGAACTCGAACAGGAGCTTAATGAAGTTGATACGAAAAAGAAGTACCGGTACAAAGTCAATACTTCCCTTTCTTACAGCTTGATGAAAAACAGAATTTTGAATTTGCTCTTTAGCAATGTAAAAAAAGAGGATATAGTGGCAGAGCTTAAAATTCTTTTTGCTTCTCATATGATCCCCGTCAGACCCAAAAGATCCTTTAAAAGGAATATTTTAAAATACAGAGTCAGAGCGAAACCAAAGGTCACTAAAAACTATAAAAAAAATCTATAA